The Ignavibacteriota bacterium genome has a window encoding:
- the truA gene encoding tRNA pseudouridine(38-40) synthase TruA, which yields MARYKLTVEYEGTRYRGWQPQKNVRTVGGEIQRAIHDVCKTPTFEFQGSGRTDAGVHALGQVAHLEIATQLAPDILRMKLNDLLPADISILDLVRADARFHARHHAVSRSYLYQICRRRTALGKRFVWWVKDPLNVRAMQTAAKHFVGMHDFRSFTDDDPEEKSTKVEVEELRVEERGDLIIVRMRGSHFVWKMVRRVVGVLAEVGRGALPGAAVPRLLHEESDLPAQLTAPPSGLFLERVYYKDEQLLTDLQPVTNISYER from the coding sequence GGCAGCCCCAGAAGAACGTCCGGACCGTGGGCGGCGAGATACAACGCGCTATCCACGACGTCTGCAAGACCCCGACGTTTGAGTTCCAGGGGTCCGGACGTACCGATGCAGGCGTCCATGCCCTCGGACAGGTGGCTCATCTCGAGATCGCGACCCAACTCGCTCCCGATATTCTGCGAATGAAGCTGAACGATCTCCTCCCGGCCGATATCTCGATCCTCGACCTCGTGCGCGCAGATGCCCGCTTCCACGCCCGGCACCACGCCGTCTCGCGCAGCTATCTCTACCAGATCTGCCGCCGGCGCACCGCCCTCGGCAAACGCTTCGTCTGGTGGGTGAAGGACCCGCTGAACGTTCGCGCGATGCAAACAGCAGCGAAACACTTTGTCGGTATGCATGACTTCCGGTCCTTCACGGATGATGATCCGGAAGAAAAATCAACGAAGGTCGAGGTCGAGGAACTCCGCGTGGAAGAACGCGGCGACCTTATCATCGTACGTATGCGCGGCTCCCACTTCGTCTGGAAGATGGTCCGCAGGGTCGTCGGCGTTCTCGCCGAGGTGGGCCGCGGTGCACTCCCCGGTGCCGCCGTCCCCCGCCTGCTCCACGAAGAATCGGATCTTCCTGCACAACTCACGGCGCCGCCCTCCGGACTGTTCCTGGAACGCGTCTATTATAAAGACGAACAACTCCTCACAGATCTCCAACCTGTAACGAATATCTCGTATGAGCGATAA
- the ettA gene encoding energy-dependent translational throttle protein EttA codes for MSDNKIIFSMVGVGKVYPPNRQVLKGIYLSFFYGAKIGVLGLNGSGKSSLLRIIAGLDKDYLGDITIQKGITFGYLPQEPELDVAKTVKDIVEEGVAETAALLKQYEDVSNKLSDPDADFDTLLEKQAALQEKIDHANAWDLESRLEQAMDALRCPPGDTPVKILSGGERRRVALCRLLLQNPDVLLLDEPTNHLDAESVAWLEHFLGQYPGTVLAVTHDRYFLDNVAGWILELDRGEGIPFEGNYSSWLDQKRARLAIEEKQESKRQKTLQQELEWIRLNPKGQHNKSKARISAYEKMLSEESEKRNEEMEIFIPPGPRLGTVVIEAQGVSKAYGENVLFENLSFQLPPGGIIGVIGPNGAGKTTLFKMITGLATPDGGSFKIGETVKLGYVDQNRPLDGEKTIWQEISGEQDLLQLGHREVNSRAYVARFNFSGTDQQKKTSALSGGERNRVHLAKMLKEGANVLLLDEPTNDLDVHTLRALEEALMNFAGCAVVISHDRWFLDRIATHILAFEGESVVAWYDGNYSEYEADRKKRLGIEADRPHRIKYKRLIR; via the coding sequence ATGAGCGATAACAAGATCATCTTCTCCATGGTCGGCGTGGGCAAGGTCTACCCGCCCAACCGCCAGGTCCTCAAAGGGATCTATCTGTCGTTCTTCTACGGCGCCAAGATCGGCGTGCTCGGCCTCAACGGCTCCGGCAAGAGCTCCCTCCTCCGCATCATCGCCGGACTGGATAAGGACTATCTCGGCGATATCACCATCCAGAAAGGCATCACGTTCGGATACCTGCCGCAGGAACCGGAACTGGATGTGGCCAAGACGGTCAAAGACATCGTGGAGGAAGGCGTCGCCGAAACGGCCGCCCTCCTCAAGCAGTATGAGGATGTGAGCAACAAGCTCTCCGATCCCGATGCGGACTTCGACACGCTCCTCGAGAAGCAGGCGGCACTGCAGGAAAAGATCGACCATGCGAATGCATGGGACCTCGAGAGCCGCCTCGAACAGGCGATGGATGCCCTGCGCTGCCCCCCCGGCGATACACCGGTGAAGATCCTGTCGGGCGGCGAACGCCGCCGCGTCGCCCTCTGCCGGCTCCTCCTCCAGAACCCGGACGTCCTGCTGCTCGACGAACCGACGAACCACCTCGATGCCGAATCAGTGGCGTGGCTCGAACACTTCCTCGGCCAGTACCCGGGAACGGTCCTCGCCGTCACCCACGACCGCTATTTCCTCGACAACGTCGCAGGCTGGATCCTCGAACTCGACCGCGGCGAAGGGATCCCGTTCGAGGGGAACTACTCCTCCTGGCTGGATCAGAAGCGTGCACGCCTTGCGATCGAAGAGAAGCAGGAATCAAAACGCCAGAAGACCCTCCAGCAGGAACTCGAATGGATCCGGCTGAACCCGAAGGGACAGCACAACAAGAGCAAGGCCCGAATCTCCGCGTATGAGAAGATGCTCAGCGAAGAATCCGAGAAGCGCAACGAAGAAATGGAGATCTTCATCCCGCCGGGGCCGCGGTTGGGCACCGTCGTGATCGAAGCACAGGGAGTGTCGAAGGCCTACGGCGAGAACGTGCTGTTCGAGAACCTCAGCTTCCAGCTCCCCCCGGGCGGCATCATCGGGGTGATCGGCCCGAACGGCGCCGGCAAGACAACACTCTTCAAAATGATCACGGGCCTGGCGACACCGGATGGCGGGTCGTTCAAGATCGGTGAGACGGTGAAGCTCGGCTACGTGGACCAGAACCGCCCGCTCGACGGCGAGAAGACCATCTGGCAGGAGATCTCAGGCGAACAGGACCTGCTCCAGCTCGGTCACCGCGAGGTGAATTCACGCGCCTATGTGGCCCGGTTCAATTTCAGCGGCACCGACCAGCAGAAGAAGACCAGCGCGCTCTCCGGCGGCGAGCGGAACCGCGTGCATCTCGCCAAGATGCTGAAGGAAGGCGCGAACGTGCTCCTGCTCGATGAGCCCACGAACGATCTGGACGTGCACACGCTCCGCGCGCTGGAAGAAGCACTGATGAACTTCGCCGGCTGCGCGGTGGTCATTTCCCACGACCGGTGGTTCCTGGATCGCATCGCGACGCACATCCTGGCCTTCGAAGGGGAAAGCGTTGTTGCCTGGTACGATGGGAACTACTCGGAATATGAAGCCGACAGGAAGAAGCGGCTCGGCATCGAGGCCGATCGGCCACACCGCATCAAATACAAGCGCCTGATCCGCTAG
- a CDS encoding transglutaminase domain-containing protein has translation MTVMRCRAGILMIGAFACSGQLWAQSFADARSLAIGFQPAAVRDTREFSTNPAGLVALRDWDLSFGAYSDPSTAKNGFVFHGLAIGKRFLEDDAAAFRYTPGSEVSFVIPPVLTIGGSNIPESADREITYREAYALAYAHRFSPQFSVGIGARNRYERVIDTRYQIIIRDTISYPAVSKETYSRTTWCADLGLHWKPSDVWSVALVARNLMSSSSGDVNSVLDPYRLPSKVFLEAGLSARPVRTLSLYASASTAGIGALGAEWMPGGGFAIRGSTTVNTAEQSPLTAVGAGIGWSYQFFDVDAGFFHFLHAGGHRGSTSALSFDPGDIVNLDMHPYSRDRITLSVRAIFGHIRESLARIEGVTIAAGVYPAAREVFAYKPIGMAKVRNISDRPIHARVSFFVERLMDAPTESQPVYLAPGTEADVPVMAVFNDQVNRVSTQSIREGNVFVNATPAEEYDDRFQTRLLFHGRNAWDGDVLTLRYFVTPDDPAVLKYSRDVLLGRRDSLVGQAGMPDQFVKARTLIAAFAGKLQYVNDPRLSADVVQYPSETLEQRGGDCDDMTVCFASLLSSIGVPTAFVDVVPPANPDQAHIYLLFDSGVEPRFGSSIAGNPKRYVVRRNAQGKETVWIPIETTVIVRGFDEAWSSGAQRYFDDVEIGLGLAHGWVRIVDVN, from the coding sequence TTGACCGTGATGCGCTGCCGGGCCGGCATACTCATGATCGGGGCATTCGCTTGCAGCGGACAGTTGTGGGCGCAGTCGTTCGCAGATGCGCGTTCGCTTGCCATCGGCTTCCAGCCGGCGGCGGTACGCGATACAAGGGAGTTCTCCACCAACCCCGCGGGTTTGGTAGCGCTCCGTGACTGGGACCTGAGTTTCGGTGCCTACAGCGACCCGTCGACGGCGAAGAACGGGTTCGTCTTCCATGGGCTTGCGATCGGGAAGCGCTTTCTGGAGGATGATGCTGCTGCATTCCGCTACACCCCCGGATCGGAAGTCTCGTTCGTGATACCTCCCGTGTTGACGATCGGCGGGTCCAATATCCCCGAATCCGCGGATCGTGAGATCACCTACCGTGAAGCATATGCACTCGCTTATGCTCACAGGTTCTCTCCACAGTTCTCCGTCGGCATCGGTGCCCGCAACCGGTACGAGCGTGTCATCGATACGCGGTATCAGATCATCATCCGCGACACGATCTCGTATCCTGCCGTGTCCAAGGAGACCTACAGCAGAACGACGTGGTGTGCGGACCTCGGACTCCATTGGAAGCCGTCCGACGTCTGGTCCGTTGCACTTGTCGCCCGGAACCTCATGAGTTCCTCGTCAGGCGACGTGAACAGTGTCCTCGATCCCTACCGGCTTCCTTCGAAGGTGTTCCTCGAAGCAGGCCTGAGCGCACGGCCCGTGCGAACGTTGAGCCTCTACGCGTCGGCGAGCACTGCAGGCATCGGTGCCCTGGGTGCCGAGTGGATGCCCGGGGGAGGATTCGCCATCCGCGGCAGCACGACGGTCAATACCGCCGAGCAGTCGCCACTGACGGCTGTTGGGGCTGGGATCGGATGGTCCTATCAGTTCTTTGATGTGGATGCGGGATTCTTCCATTTCCTGCATGCCGGCGGGCATCGCGGCAGCACATCGGCGTTGAGTTTCGATCCGGGTGATATCGTGAACCTCGACATGCATCCGTACAGCCGCGACCGCATCACATTGTCCGTGCGGGCGATCTTCGGGCATATCCGCGAGAGTCTCGCGCGCATCGAGGGTGTCACCATTGCCGCGGGTGTCTATCCGGCTGCCCGGGAGGTGTTCGCGTACAAACCGATCGGCATGGCGAAGGTGCGCAATATCTCCGACCGGCCGATCCATGCACGCGTGAGTTTCTTCGTGGAGCGATTGATGGATGCTCCGACGGAGTCGCAGCCGGTGTATCTGGCTCCAGGGACCGAGGCCGATGTGCCGGTGATGGCGGTTTTCAACGATCAGGTGAACCGTGTCTCCACGCAGAGCATCCGCGAGGGAAATGTGTTCGTGAATGCGACGCCGGCGGAAGAATATGACGACCGATTCCAGACGCGTCTGTTGTTCCATGGGCGCAATGCGTGGGACGGGGATGTTTTGACGCTCCGGTATTTCGTCACCCCGGACGATCCGGCGGTGTTGAAGTACTCGCGCGACGTGTTGTTGGGGCGGCGGGACTCTCTTGTGGGACAGGCAGGCATGCCCGATCAGTTCGTGAAGGCGCGCACGCTCATTGCAGCCTTTGCCGGCAAGCTGCAATACGTGAACGACCCGAGGCTCAGCGCGGATGTTGTGCAGTACCCATCCGAAACGCTTGAACAACGGGGTGGGGATTGCGACGATATGACCGTCTGTTTTGCGTCGCTGCTGAGCAGTATCGGGGTACCCACGGCGTTCGTGGATGTTGTTCCGCCGGCCAATCCCGATCAGGCGCACATCTATCTGTTGTTCGATAGTGGTGTGGAGCCGCGGTTCGGCTCCTCGATAGCCGGCAATCCCAAGCGGTATGTCGTCCGGCGGAACGCGCAGGGGAAGGAGACGGTCTGGATCCCCATCGAGACCACCGTCATCGTGCGCGGGTTCGATGAGGCATGGTCTTCGGGAGCGCAGAGGTATTTTGATGATGTGGAGATCGGGCTCGGGCTCGCACACGGGTGGGTCCGTATCGTGGATGTGAACTGA